In Methanolacinia paynteri, the following proteins share a genomic window:
- a CDS encoding ABC transporter substrate-binding protein, with protein MIWKGVFQGAIILLFAAAILVSGCSESTAYVYSGDEESSVVITDNYGREVTVPSEIGSIVCSSGGTCTRYITYLESSNLLAGIESGEEETETSRPYTLVNPQFADLPIVSTRGDGANLEQVMLVNPQVVFMAGTTVTNESGETASPADVMQTKTGIPVIAFSSGSFNDDESLEEMFAGFRLLGEALGKEERAEELIAYIEDSKADLMQRTADIPDSEQKTAYIGGLSAGGAHGLMSTSSRYVPFSWCNIVNVAANDADIYSTDFSKESLIYADPDYIFIDAGTLRVEDEIGGFDDIKSQIFSELKAVKNGDVYSTLTYNYRATNYATVLADAYYVGKTVYPERFEDIDPKEKADEIYTMFVGEAVFDRLNTISNNQGFEKIPLE; from the coding sequence ATGATCTGGAAAGGAGTATTCCAGGGGGCAATTATTCTGCTTTTTGCAGCTGCAATTCTCGTATCCGGTTGTTCGGAGAGTACTGCATATGTTTATAGTGGCGATGAAGAATCATCCGTAGTGATAACCGACAACTACGGGCGTGAAGTTACTGTCCCTTCTGAAATCGGCAGCATAGTATGCTCATCAGGAGGAACCTGTACAAGATACATTACATATTTGGAGTCTTCAAACCTGCTTGCCGGTATTGAAAGCGGCGAAGAGGAAACTGAAACCAGCAGGCCTTATACCCTTGTGAATCCGCAGTTTGCAGATCTTCCGATCGTCAGCACCAGGGGCGACGGGGCGAACCTTGAACAGGTTATGCTCGTAAATCCACAGGTCGTTTTCATGGCAGGAACAACGGTAACCAACGAGTCCGGCGAAACTGCTTCTCCTGCGGACGTCATGCAGACTAAGACGGGTATTCCCGTAATTGCATTCTCATCGGGATCATTCAACGATGATGAAAGCCTGGAAGAGATGTTTGCGGGATTCAGGCTTTTGGGAGAGGCTCTAGGGAAAGAAGAACGTGCTGAGGAACTAATTGCATATATTGAAGATTCGAAAGCCGACCTGATGCAACGGACTGCAGACATTCCCGACTCAGAACAAAAGACTGCATATATCGGGGGTTTATCAGCAGGAGGAGCACACGGTCTGATGTCAACAAGTTCACGGTATGTTCCGTTCTCATGGTGTAATATTGTGAATGTCGCGGCCAATGATGCGGATATCTACAGTACTGATTTCTCGAAAGAATCATTGATCTATGCAGATCCCGATTATATCTTCATAGATGCGGGAACACTTCGCGTAGAGGATGAGATCGGTGGATTCGATGACATAAAAAGCCAGATTTTCTCCGAACTAAAGGCTGTGAAAAACGGGGATGTTTACTCGACTCTGACCTATAACTACCGTGCCACAAATTATGCCACAGTCCTTGCCGATGCTTATTATGTGGGAAAAACGGTTTATCCTGAAAGGTTTGAGGATATAGATCCAAAAGAGAAAGCCGACGAGATCTATACGATGTTTGTCGGTGAGGCGGTCTTTGACAGGCTTAATACGATATCCAACAACCAGGGGTTCGAAAAGATTCCTCTTGAGTAG
- a CDS encoding FmdE family protein has product MKEDWFKAIFCLVVAVVLCTQIVAASPDADQMEALGEYAATIAMDELGFDYGSPDVVVLTDAGRVLVDGQTTEKIISGITKVSGLQNSDNTLFQINRAEWNDLWFYFYDKDTGKGLYLVPKESFFNMSAAAVESLSPEDAFSTVSLVTGDIYQMLEDTDAGNATQKALGGNAFSLVSLSNGWAYGAPYDLMYAASLHNHFCPGVSSGYILVKYVEENLPLTDGTSYTVISNPTWCKEDLYPTLWDMTPGKGGVASSVVFTDEDEEYLTNEYGIRPAGIFVLWDRKANNGTGLALGFQFDESEWTGPSWGQKVYQTADMVQNLDHPEDYVKVMKEFTVDSGMLSELKDPLNNPYEVIGMMQ; this is encoded by the coding sequence ATGAAAGAGGATTGGTTTAAAGCAATATTCTGTCTGGTTGTAGCAGTTGTGCTATGTACACAGATAGTGGCAGCATCGCCTGATGCAGATCAAATGGAGGCTCTGGGGGAATATGCAGCCACAATTGCAATGGATGAACTTGGATTTGATTACGGCAGCCCGGACGTTGTTGTCCTGACGGATGCCGGCCGTGTTCTGGTGGACGGTCAGACCACAGAAAAGATCATATCCGGGATTACCAAAGTATCGGGACTGCAAAACAGTGACAACACGCTGTTCCAGATTAACCGTGCAGAATGGAATGACCTCTGGTTCTATTTTTACGATAAAGACACAGGAAAAGGTCTCTATCTTGTGCCGAAAGAGAGCTTCTTCAATATGAGCGCAGCAGCGGTCGAATCACTGTCTCCTGAGGATGCATTCTCGACCGTTTCTCTGGTCACAGGCGATATCTACCAGATGCTTGAAGATACCGATGCAGGCAATGCAACACAGAAGGCTCTTGGAGGCAATGCATTCTCGCTGGTTTCACTATCAAACGGCTGGGCATATGGTGCTCCGTATGATCTTATGTACGCGGCATCGCTTCACAATCACTTCTGCCCCGGAGTATCGAGTGGATACATTCTCGTAAAATACGTCGAGGAAAACCTGCCGCTGACCGATGGAACATCGTATACGGTAATCTCAAATCCCACCTGGTGTAAAGAGGATTTATACCCGACCCTCTGGGATATGACACCCGGAAAGGGCGGAGTGGCTTCTTCGGTTGTATTTACGGATGAGGATGAGGAGTATCTCACCAATGAGTATGGTATCCGCCCTGCAGGTATCTTCGTCCTCTGGGACAGGAAGGCTAACAACGGTACAGGCCTCGCACTTGGATTCCAGTTCGACGAATCGGAATGGACCGGCCCTTCCTGGGGTCAGAAGGTTTATCAAACCGCGGATATGGTGCAGAATCTCGATCATCCCGAAGATTATGTTAAAGTCATGAAGGAATTCACGGTGGATTCCGGGATGCTCTCC